The following proteins come from a genomic window of Coffea arabica cultivar ET-39 chromosome 11c, Coffea Arabica ET-39 HiFi, whole genome shotgun sequence:
- the LOC140017091 gene encoding transcription factor bHLH18-like, giving the protein MEDTAEASWFSELEGMEDPFVSDQYDITDFFDEELSAALGEEQYFPSSLSPQCNSLSSGQIPRNNSTTSLCGSSTMEPPQNVVERPSKHHKANNYLNNSSTLQATNSCHEQVICTFGNSNVVPERNRQQSIMGTNTGDDLVSEALISRASFTSLEEAVKGVHTTKKTSGRTRPPSQTYDHIIAERKRREQLSQQFVALSAIVPGLKKMDKTSVLGDTIKYLKHLQQREKELEEQATKQTMESLVLVKKSQLLLEDEGESSDEQEGCCNEQPLPEIEAKMCDKHVLLRILCEKHRGVLVKILSEMDKLNLDVINTNVAPFGSLALDITIITEMKREFNLSMKELVNSLASGLRRATLQKA; this is encoded by the exons ATGGAGGATACAGCTGAGGCTTCATGGTTCTCTGAACTG GAGGGAATGGAGGATCCATTTGTCAGCGACCAATATGATATCACAGATTTCTTCGATGAAGAATTGTCTGCTGCACTCGGAGAAGAACAGTACTTCCCTAGCTCTTTATCTCCACAATGCAACTCACTTTCCTCTGGGCAGATTCCAAGAAACAATTCCACTACCAGCTTGTGTGGATCTTCTACTATGGAACCTCCCCAAAATGTGGTCGAAAGACCATCTAAACACCACAAGGCAAACAATTATCTTAACAACTCGTCGACTCTTCAAGCCACCAATTCATGCCATGAGCAAGTAATTTGCACTTTTGGGAACTCAAACGTAGTCCCAGAAAGGAACCGTCAACAGTCGATCATGGGAACAAACACAGGCGATGATTTAGTATCTGAAGCGTTGATTTCCAGGGCTTCATTTACGAGTCTTGAAGAAGCAGTGAAAGGGGTACATACAACGAAGAAGACTAGTGGTCGTACGAGACCACCTTCCCAAACTTATGACCATATAATTGCCGAGAGAAAGCGCCGTGAGCAGCTAAGCCAACAATTTGTAGCTCTTTCAGCAATAGTTCCCGGCCTGAAGAAA ATGGATAAAACTTCAGTTCTTGGTGATACAATCAAGTACTTGAAACATCTTCAGCAGCGAGAAAAGGAGCTCGAGGAGCAAGCTACGAAGCAGACCATGGAATCTTTGGTACTTGTCAAGAAATCTCAGCTCTTGCTTGAAGACGAGGGCGAGTCCTCAGATGAGCAGGAGGGTTGCTGCAATGAGCAACCGCTTCCTGAAATTGAGGCTAAAATGTGTGATAAGCATGTTCTTTTGAGAATACTGTGTGAGAAGCATAGAGGAGTATTAGTTAAAATACTTTCAGAGATGGATAAACTCAATCTGGATGTTATCAACACAAATGTTGCACCATTTGGAAGTTTGGCTCTAGATATTACCATTATTACTGAG ATGAAGAGAGAATTCAACCTGTCGATGAAAGAACTCGTGAATAGCCTTGCATCAGGTTTAAGGCGAGCAACACTTCAGAAAGCTTGA